Proteins encoded together in one Terriglobia bacterium window:
- a CDS encoding ATP-binding protein, with protein MTAPTRLKARFLGARIEAKAKSPLGRLIVLTGARQTGKTTLVQRTFPGIPYLSMEDPAVRPAFSRLSARDWIERYPVAIIDEVQKAPSIVESIKAAYDASESVRYLLLGSSQILLLSRIRESLAGRVAIEELWPLTLPEMATSSWSDPLAPSRLVNWLDGGAGDTLSLLGVPALDGAFAKHAEAFETYLRYGGMPAVWKGDLPAEDRDSWLRDYRRTYLERDVADLASLRDLEPFVVAQKAIALSTGRLVNFNDLARAVSISPATARRFLRYLELSYQAVLVPPYFRNPHKRLTKMPKVHILDPGVLRGITGRTGEPSGEEFESAVVAEIFKQCRTAGLRADFLHLRTHVGREVDLLVETEKGFIAFEIKQSRHVADADARGLRGLEEILDRPLLGSFLLSMDPEVRPLAGGVLAMPAAWALSPPSAA; from the coding sequence ATGACTGCGCCGACCCGACTCAAGGCGCGCTTCCTGGGAGCGCGTATAGAAGCCAAGGCGAAGAGCCCTCTGGGGCGCCTGATCGTGCTGACCGGTGCGAGGCAAACCGGCAAGACCACCCTCGTACAGCGCACTTTCCCGGGAATCCCTTACCTTTCGATGGAAGACCCGGCGGTGCGCCCGGCCTTCAGCCGGCTCTCGGCACGGGACTGGATCGAGCGGTACCCCGTCGCCATCATCGACGAAGTCCAAAAGGCTCCCTCGATCGTGGAATCCATCAAGGCCGCCTATGACGCGAGCGAGAGTGTCCGCTACCTTCTCCTCGGCTCGAGCCAGATCCTGCTCCTCTCGCGGATACGCGAGAGCCTCGCGGGCCGTGTCGCGATCGAGGAGCTGTGGCCCCTCACGCTGCCCGAGATGGCGACCTCCTCGTGGAGTGATCCCCTGGCCCCGTCGCGTCTCGTGAACTGGCTCGACGGCGGCGCCGGCGATACCCTTTCGCTCCTCGGCGTCCCCGCTTTAGACGGAGCTTTCGCGAAGCACGCGGAGGCGTTCGAGACGTACCTGCGATACGGCGGGATGCCGGCGGTTTGGAAAGGCGATCTGCCGGCCGAGGATCGGGATTCGTGGCTCCGGGACTATCGCCGCACGTACCTCGAGCGCGACGTGGCGGACCTCGCCTCGCTGCGCGACCTGGAGCCGTTCGTCGTCGCGCAGAAGGCGATCGCGCTCTCCACCGGGCGCCTGGTGAACTTCAACGACCTCGCGCGGGCGGTCTCGATCAGCCCCGCCACGGCCCGGCGCTTCCTGCGCTACCTGGAGCTGAGCTACCAGGCGGTGCTGGTGCCCCCTTACTTCCGGAACCCTCACAAGCGACTGACGAAGATGCCCAAGGTCCACATCCTCGACCCCGGCGTGCTCCGCGGGATCACGGGACGAACGGGCGAGCCGAGCGGCGAGGAGTTCGAGTCCGCCGTCGTCGCCGAGATCTTCAAGCAATGCCGCACCGCCGGGCTCCGTGCGGACTTCCTTCACCTGCGGACCCACGTCGGGCGCGAGGTGGACCTCCTCGTCGAGACCGAGAAGGGCTTCATCGCGTTCGAGATCAAGCAGTCGCGCCACGTGGCCGATGCCGACGCACGAGGGTTGCGGGGCCTCGAGGAGATCCTCGACCGCCCGCTTCTCGGCTCGTTCTTGCTCTCCATGGATCCCGAAGTCCGACCGCTCGCGGGCGGCGTCCTCGCGATGCCTGCGGCCTGGGCGCTCTCGCCTCCCTCGGCCGCCTGA
- a CDS encoding tetratricopeptide repeat protein → MATQDAPGGHATTLMWAAMLVILALAVFWPATRCQFLYLDDGLYVVFNPHVKQGLSRGGLVWAFNVGYTGNWHPVTWLSHMLDVELFGLDPGSHHRTSLLLHAANGILLFLLLQALLVRAPPPGVSRPRSLAAVAAIATAIFLVHPLRIESVAWVAERKDVLAGFFWLAATLAYARFAERWTAKRYVLVSALLALGLMAKPMLVSLPVVFLLLDFWPLDRSATAPRRLIVEKLPWIGLAAASVIITLVAQRGAISSMTVVSVGARVANALVSYVAYVRALLWPSGLCVFYPFREEGWPAVQVLGAGVLLVTATTLACLGSRRHGWLATGWFWYLVTLVPVIGLVQVGGQARADRYTYIPHIGLLIVVMWGALRVAHAIPRGRSVLSALALAAIVALSCVTVRDLRYWHDSVSLFDRAVAVTEDNYFAHFLLGLEYAHQGRFEEAEWHTRVTLRIRPAYFPAYDHLGYCLASQGRLEEAIVEIRRGIALRPDQGWAHFTLGSVLLRANRIPEAVPSLERAVELDPTIAPAWVDLGQAYEKTGQTGRAEPAYRRALGEDPDQYEGRLDLGILLVKSGRYDQAETQLGAAAELRPDSPAPHLWLAALSLQRGDLIRARDEYLALLPLDAEMAKAVLKDIEGYHTVPPH, encoded by the coding sequence GTGGCAACCCAGGACGCTCCGGGCGGCCATGCCACCACGCTCATGTGGGCGGCGATGCTCGTCATCCTCGCGCTCGCCGTGTTCTGGCCGGCGACGAGGTGCCAGTTTCTGTACCTCGACGACGGGCTGTACGTAGTTTTCAACCCCCACGTGAAGCAGGGCCTGAGCCGTGGCGGTCTCGTCTGGGCATTCAACGTGGGGTACACGGGGAACTGGCATCCCGTGACCTGGCTCTCGCACATGCTCGACGTGGAGTTGTTCGGACTCGATCCGGGTAGCCACCACAGGACCAGCCTGCTCCTGCACGCCGCGAACGGGATTCTCCTCTTCCTCCTGCTCCAGGCCCTGCTGGTTCGGGCCCCGCCGCCCGGCGTGTCGCGACCGCGCTCCCTCGCCGCGGTGGCCGCCATCGCCACCGCGATCTTCCTCGTTCATCCCCTGCGGATCGAGTCCGTGGCCTGGGTGGCCGAGCGAAAAGACGTGTTGGCGGGTTTCTTTTGGCTCGCCGCCACCCTCGCGTACGCGCGATTCGCAGAGAGGTGGACGGCCAAGCGGTACGTCCTCGTCTCCGCCCTGCTGGCGCTGGGCCTGATGGCCAAGCCGATGCTCGTCAGCTTGCCGGTCGTCTTCCTTCTCCTCGATTTCTGGCCGCTCGATCGCTCGGCGACGGCCCCGAGACGCCTGATCGTCGAGAAGCTCCCTTGGATCGGGCTTGCCGCCGCATCGGTCATCATCACTCTTGTCGCGCAACGCGGAGCGATCAGCTCCATGACGGTCGTTTCCGTCGGAGCGCGGGTGGCGAACGCCCTCGTCTCCTACGTGGCGTACGTCCGCGCGCTCCTGTGGCCGTCGGGGCTCTGCGTCTTCTATCCGTTCCGCGAGGAGGGATGGCCCGCCGTGCAGGTCTTGGGCGCCGGGGTCCTGCTCGTGACGGCGACCACGCTGGCGTGTCTCGGCTCCCGCCGGCATGGGTGGCTCGCCACGGGATGGTTCTGGTACCTGGTCACGCTGGTTCCGGTGATCGGCCTGGTTCAGGTGGGCGGGCAGGCGCGAGCCGATCGCTACACCTACATCCCCCACATCGGTCTGCTGATCGTCGTCATGTGGGGAGCGCTCCGAGTCGCCCACGCCATCCCGCGCGGCAGGTCGGTGCTGTCCGCCCTCGCCCTCGCGGCGATCGTCGCGCTGTCGTGCGTCACCGTCCGTGACCTACGCTACTGGCACGACAGTGTCTCCCTGTTCGACCGGGCCGTCGCGGTGACCGAGGACAACTACTTCGCCCACTTCCTTCTCGGCCTGGAGTACGCACACCAGGGGAGGTTCGAGGAAGCGGAGTGGCACACGCGTGTGACCCTGCGGATCCGGCCGGCGTATTTCCCCGCGTACGATCACCTGGGATACTGCCTTGCTTCACAAGGACGACTCGAGGAGGCCATCGTCGAGATCCGCCGCGGAATCGCCCTCCGGCCCGATCAAGGGTGGGCCCACTTCACCCTGGGATCGGTTCTCCTCCGCGCGAATCGAATCCCGGAGGCGGTCCCATCCCTGGAACGGGCCGTCGAGCTCGATCCCACGATCGCACCCGCGTGGGTCGACCTCGGGCAGGCCTACGAGAAGACCGGGCAAACGGGGCGCGCCGAACCGGCTTACAGGCGCGCCCTGGGGGAAGACCCGGATCAGTACGAAGGGCGATTGGACCTGGGGATCTTGCTCGTCAAGTCGGGCCGGTACGATCAGGCGGAAACCCAGCTTGGCGCGGCAGCGGAGCTGCGGCCCGACAGCCCGGCGCCCCACCTCTGGCTGGCTGCGCTCTCGCTGCAGCGCGGTGATCTGATCCGCGCGCGCGACGAGTACCTGGCGCTCCTGCCCCTCGACGCGGAGATGGCAAAGGCCGTCCTCAAGGACATCGAGGGCTACCACACCGTCCCGCCCCATTGA
- a CDS encoding tetratricopeptide repeat protein, translated as MARDPSNDSAALARERRLAAVVAAALLLGTLALYAPVAGFGFVRYDDHDYVASYPRISTGLSWANAAWALTAFHVGNWHPLTLIAHMADVSLFGLAPGAHHAVNAGLHALNAVLVFLLLWRPTRRVAPAALAAALFAAHPLQVESVAWISQLKSVLSLALLLLSLLAYEAFARRGGWGRYLGSLALCLGALSAKPTAVVAPALLVVLDVWPLGRATVRRLVEKIPFVAAAAAAALVTVIAQEHEGALGTLQSHPWPVRLADAVFAYAWYPARIFWPRDLSLFYPTDLGPAALAKVASAAALLLAVLGAAILLARRGPYVGAGAAWYGIALLPACGLVPFGTQIVADRYAYLPSIGLFAALAWAVSDGTATRSPWVRRAAAILCGATVLALALATRAQLGVWRDSETLLSRGVERAPDNVHARINYGLWLAEEGRLGEALPHLERAVAIAPRFATARLDLGFALARAGRLEEAREQYEAAWRLEPRNATLAAELGRVLARLGLRDEAEAKLRESIRLDPRLEAGHLLLGTVLYDEGRFEEAEAHLETAAALAPGDPLAKAALGANLAALGRVAEAVRVLREAAVPGPSGDRARLELGKLLGSAAAAAPPGRP; from the coding sequence ATGGCGCGCGATCCCTCGAACGACTCCGCCGCCCTCGCGCGGGAGCGCCGGCTCGCGGCCGTCGTCGCGGCGGCCCTCCTCCTCGGCACGCTGGCGCTCTACGCGCCGGTGGCCGGGTTCGGCTTCGTTCGCTACGACGACCACGACTACGTCGCGTCCTATCCGCGGATCTCGACCGGCCTTTCGTGGGCGAACGCGGCCTGGGCGCTGACCGCTTTCCACGTGGGCAACTGGCACCCTTTGACCTTGATCGCCCACATGGCGGACGTGTCGCTCTTCGGCCTTGCGCCCGGCGCGCACCACGCCGTCAACGCCGGGCTCCACGCGCTGAACGCCGTCCTCGTCTTCCTGCTCCTGTGGCGCCCGACGCGCCGCGTCGCTCCCGCCGCGCTCGCGGCGGCGCTCTTCGCCGCGCACCCGCTCCAAGTGGAGTCGGTGGCCTGGATCTCCCAGCTCAAGTCCGTGCTGAGCCTGGCGCTCCTGCTCCTCTCGCTCCTCGCCTACGAGGCCTTCGCGCGGCGAGGCGGATGGGGCCGCTACCTGGGCTCGCTCGCCCTGTGCCTGGGCGCGCTCTCGGCCAAGCCGACGGCGGTCGTGGCGCCGGCCCTCCTCGTGGTGCTGGATGTCTGGCCCCTCGGGCGCGCCACGGTCCGCCGGCTCGTCGAGAAGATCCCGTTCGTCGCGGCGGCGGCCGCCGCTGCGCTCGTGACCGTGATCGCGCAGGAGCACGAGGGCGCTCTCGGCACGCTCCAGTCGCACCCCTGGCCCGTCCGCCTCGCGGACGCGGTCTTCGCCTACGCCTGGTACCCCGCGAGGATCTTCTGGCCTCGCGACCTTTCGCTCTTCTACCCGACGGACCTCGGCCCCGCGGCCCTGGCAAAGGTCGCCTCCGCGGCGGCGCTCCTCCTCGCGGTGCTCGGGGCGGCGATCCTCCTCGCGAGGCGGGGACCCTACGTCGGCGCCGGCGCGGCCTGGTACGGCATCGCCCTCCTCCCCGCGTGCGGCCTTGTGCCGTTCGGCACCCAGATCGTGGCCGACCGCTATGCGTACCTCCCGTCGATCGGGTTGTTCGCCGCTCTGGCTTGGGCCGTGAGCGACGGGACCGCGACGCGCTCCCCCTGGGTCCGCCGCGCGGCGGCGATCCTCTGCGGCGCGACGGTCCTCGCCCTCGCCCTCGCGACCCGCGCGCAGCTCGGGGTCTGGCGAGACTCCGAGACCCTCCTGTCGCGCGGCGTCGAGCGGGCGCCGGACAACGTCCACGCGCGGATCAACTACGGCCTGTGGCTCGCGGAGGAGGGGCGGCTCGGCGAGGCGCTCCCACACCTCGAGCGCGCCGTCGCGATCGCGCCTCGGTTCGCGACCGCGCGGCTGGATCTCGGCTTCGCGCTGGCGCGTGCGGGAAGGCTCGAGGAGGCCCGCGAGCAGTACGAAGCAGCGTGGCGTCTCGAGCCGCGAAACGCCACTCTCGCCGCGGAGCTCGGGCGCGTCCTCGCGCGCCTCGGCTTGCGCGACGAGGCGGAGGCGAAGCTCCGCGAGTCGATCCGCCTCGACCCGCGTCTCGAAGCGGGACACCTCCTCCTCGGCACCGTGCTCTACGACGAGGGGCGCTTCGAGGAAGCCGAAGCGCATCTCGAGACCGCGGCGGCTCTCGCTCCCGGCGATCCCCTCGCGAAGGCCGCGCTCGGGGCGAACCTCGCGGCGCTCGGGCGAGTTGCGGAAGCCGTTCGCGTCCTCCGCGAGGCGGCGGTCCCCGGCCCCTCGGGCGACCGCGCACGTCTCGAACTCGGGAAGCTCCTGGGGAGCGCGGCCGCCGCCGCGCCTCCCGGCCGGCCTTGA
- a CDS encoding sigma-70 family RNA polymerase sigma factor — translation MGESRAPEASDERLVAAARDGDVRAFETLLDRHQGKVLRVLRLMGVPSRDREDVAQEVFIRVFRHLDGFKAGHPFAGWLYRVTVNASYDYHLRTGRQARDEVPWSDGVGERAAHDGPGPEREAEGRSLRDRLEVALAALSERERAVFVLKELEGQETPDVARALGITRITVRRHLGRARVRLRTLLGSAERGRRP, via the coding sequence TTGGGCGAGTCTCGCGCTCCCGAAGCCTCAGACGAACGGCTCGTCGCCGCAGCGCGCGACGGCGACGTCCGCGCTTTCGAGACGCTCCTTGACCGCCACCAGGGAAAGGTGCTGCGCGTCCTCCGGCTGATGGGGGTCCCGTCGAGGGACCGGGAGGACGTGGCCCAGGAGGTGTTCATCCGGGTGTTCCGACACCTCGACGGGTTCAAGGCCGGGCATCCCTTCGCCGGCTGGCTCTACCGGGTCACGGTCAACGCGTCGTACGACTACCACTTGAGGACCGGCCGTCAGGCCCGGGACGAGGTCCCGTGGAGCGACGGGGTGGGGGAGCGCGCCGCCCACGACGGCCCGGGGCCCGAGCGGGAGGCGGAGGGCCGGAGCCTGAGGGACCGTCTCGAGGTCGCGCTCGCCGCGCTGAGCGAGCGCGAGCGCGCCGTGTTCGTCCTCAAGGAGCTGGAGGGACAGGAGACGCCGGACGTCGCGCGCGCCCTGGGGATCACGCGCATCACGGTGAGGCGGCATCTCGGGCGGGCGAGAGTCAGGCTGAGGACGCTCCTCGGGTCCGCCGAGCGAGGCCGGCGCCCGTAG
- a CDS encoding radical SAM protein encodes MAEATGKNPYTRLVEKAFAEAIPLSAQFEITYRCNHLCTFCYNSPTGARELTTPQIFEALRKVSEFGVLYLTLTGGEPLCHRDFFAIAGEARRLGMALRIYSNGYLMADPEVARKIAALKPMEVEISLHGSRPEIHEALTKIKGSFEKTVRGIRNLRESGIKVPLKCPITRLNQDDLFPVRDLADELGCHLTFDAVITPKDDGNLDPLALRPGEEFLSKYWGEWYLELHHGKLPPKSNHCASDAAEAVCGSGRSGFTLDPYGNIFPCVAFRRRVANILEIDSLEQIWKTSPVLTGVRDLAIQARSRLDQHENGPYFTFCMGVAETQVGSPLAMYPQAEINAKAVRRSYELLQVGEAAARKIP; translated from the coding sequence ATGGCCGAGGCGACGGGGAAGAATCCCTACACCCGCTTGGTCGAGAAGGCGTTCGCGGAAGCGATTCCGTTGAGCGCGCAGTTCGAGATCACTTATCGGTGCAACCACCTCTGCACCTTCTGCTACAACTCGCCCACCGGCGCGCGGGAGCTGACCACCCCCCAGATCTTCGAAGCGCTCCGGAAGGTCTCCGAGTTCGGGGTCCTCTACCTGACCCTGACCGGGGGAGAGCCGCTCTGCCACAGGGACTTCTTCGCGATCGCCGGCGAGGCGCGCCGGCTGGGGATGGCGCTCAGGATCTATTCCAACGGGTACCTGATGGCGGATCCCGAGGTCGCCCGGAAGATCGCCGCGCTCAAGCCCATGGAGGTCGAGATCTCGCTGCACGGATCCCGTCCGGAGATCCACGAGGCGCTCACCAAGATCAAGGGCTCGTTCGAGAAGACCGTCCGGGGGATCCGCAATCTCAGAGAGTCGGGGATCAAGGTCCCGCTCAAGTGCCCGATCACCCGGCTGAACCAGGACGACCTGTTCCCCGTACGGGACCTGGCCGACGAGCTGGGCTGCCACCTGACCTTCGACGCGGTCATCACGCCGAAGGACGACGGGAACCTCGATCCGCTCGCCCTACGTCCGGGCGAGGAATTCCTCAGCAAGTACTGGGGCGAGTGGTACCTGGAGCTGCACCACGGAAAGCTCCCGCCCAAGTCGAACCACTGCGCTTCGGATGCGGCCGAGGCGGTCTGCGGCAGCGGCCGCTCAGGGTTCACGCTCGATCCGTACGGGAACATCTTCCCCTGCGTGGCGTTCCGGCGCAGGGTCGCCAATATCCTGGAGATCGACAGCCTGGAGCAGATCTGGAAGACCTCACCGGTCCTCACCGGGGTCCGCGATCTGGCGATCCAGGCCCGGAGCCGCCTCGACCAGCACGAGAACGGCCCGTATTTCACCTTCTGCATGGGCGTGGCAGAGACCCAGGTGGGGAGTCCCTTGGCCATGTATCCACAGGCCGAGATCAACGCCAAGGCCGTGCGGCGGTCGTACGAGCTTCTGCAAGTCGGCGAGGCCGCCGCGAGAAAAATTCCTTGA
- a CDS encoding PqqD family protein, with product MTADTIAIPDRPRRNPDCAYRVIAEDGGLVVLPGRSEVKVLNPVGVKVYSLLDGKNTVEDIVAAVTLEFEVPAETARKDVQEFLGELAAQGMLGE from the coding sequence GTGACCGCCGATACGATCGCGATTCCCGACCGGCCGCGCCGGAACCCCGACTGCGCCTACCGCGTCATCGCGGAGGATGGGGGCCTCGTGGTCCTGCCGGGGCGTAGCGAGGTCAAGGTGCTCAATCCGGTGGGGGTGAAGGTCTACTCCCTCCTGGACGGCAAGAACACGGTCGAGGACATCGTCGCCGCGGTCACGCTCGAGTTCGAAGTTCCGGCGGAGACCGCCCGGAAGGACGTCCAGGAGTTCCTCGGCGAGCTGGCCGCGCAAGGGATGCTGGGCGAGTAG
- a CDS encoding tetratricopeptide repeat protein — MKLLPTPFRARLAAAVLVAGAAFVVYLPGLPGEFVYDDDRLIVQNDGLRRPFDPGRALLRDYYASDFDRGGLGYYRPLATLSVELDYRRGGGAPLPFHLTNAAVHAVASVLVLLLGLSLFGGALGVSAAGALLFAVHPAHAESVAFISGRVDPLMAVFALGAILLHLAGARATRPWPWRAAAGLAWLAALLSKEMAATVPILVLLLESARDGWPDRRGLADRAARYAPYLVVAALYAAMRRIALGGLLGPPASGAAAASLLRPFVVLGSYLAWLVAPPFALHLEPSPVGGLAAAAAVVAVLAAVLGAFVLWRRTLRIEAALLLGCLVSLLPVAQLRPIETALSERFLYLPSAGAVLLLAALALGREGRTRRAVGVALLAVLAVYDAGVLLYRVPLWRSGLALWSAKAAEEPSSLKAQLNLAHVYARLGRRSDALASYARAKALGIDPALVDGDMASVLGAETPEERIETIRRTIERSPGDGSLRSNLGFLLLERGDVAAAAEAFAAAVKLTPARAEAWLGLAMSRIRSKDIEGGESAARRAAELNPDLGLARALTAECELRLGRPCEALRLARDVVLDDASEAAGLERVRKAAEAACGAPH, encoded by the coding sequence GTGAAGCTCCTCCCGACCCCGTTCCGGGCCAGGCTGGCGGCGGCGGTCCTCGTCGCCGGGGCCGCGTTCGTGGTCTACCTGCCCGGCCTTCCCGGGGAGTTCGTCTACGACGACGACCGTCTCATCGTGCAGAACGACGGGCTCAGGCGGCCGTTCGATCCGGGACGCGCGCTGCTGCGCGATTACTACGCCTCGGACTTCGACCGTGGAGGGCTCGGCTACTACCGGCCGCTGGCGACCCTGTCCGTCGAGCTCGACTACCGGCGGGGCGGCGGCGCCCCTCTCCCGTTCCACCTGACGAACGCCGCGGTGCACGCGGTCGCCTCGGTGCTGGTCCTCCTGCTCGGCCTGTCGCTGTTCGGGGGCGCCCTCGGCGTGTCGGCCGCGGGGGCGCTCCTGTTCGCCGTCCACCCGGCGCACGCGGAGTCGGTCGCGTTCATCTCGGGGCGCGTGGATCCCCTCATGGCGGTTTTCGCGCTCGGAGCGATCCTCCTCCATCTGGCGGGCGCGCGTGCGACGCGACCCTGGCCCTGGCGGGCGGCGGCGGGGCTCGCCTGGCTCGCGGCGCTGCTGTCGAAGGAGATGGCCGCGACGGTCCCCATCCTCGTGCTCCTGCTCGAGAGCGCGCGGGACGGCTGGCCCGACAGGCGGGGGCTCGCCGATCGCGCCGCGAGGTACGCGCCGTACCTGGTCGTCGCGGCGCTGTACGCGGCGATGCGCCGCATCGCCCTGGGAGGGCTCCTCGGACCGCCCGCGAGCGGCGCGGCGGCCGCTTCCCTCCTCCGCCCCTTCGTGGTGCTCGGCAGCTACCTGGCGTGGCTCGTCGCCCCGCCCTTTGCCCTCCACCTCGAGCCCTCGCCGGTCGGAGGACTCGCGGCGGCGGCGGCGGTCGTCGCGGTCCTGGCGGCGGTCTTGGGCGCCTTCGTGCTCTGGCGCCGCACGCTGAGGATCGAGGCGGCGCTCCTCCTCGGATGCCTCGTGTCGCTCCTGCCGGTCGCGCAGCTCCGGCCGATCGAGACCGCGCTCTCCGAGCGGTTCCTGTACCTGCCGTCCGCGGGAGCCGTCCTGCTGCTCGCGGCGCTCGCGCTCGGGCGCGAGGGGCGGACCCGGCGGGCGGTCGGCGTCGCGCTTCTCGCCGTGCTCGCGGTCTACGACGCGGGGGTGCTGCTCTACCGTGTGCCGCTGTGGCGAAGCGGCCTCGCCCTCTGGAGCGCGAAGGCCGCGGAGGAGCCGTCCTCGCTGAAAGCTCAGCTCAACCTCGCGCACGTCTACGCCCGCCTCGGGCGCCGGTCGGACGCGCTGGCGTCGTACGCGCGGGCCAAGGCCCTCGGCATCGATCCCGCGCTGGTCGACGGCGACATGGCGAGCGTGCTGGGAGCGGAGACGCCGGAGGAGCGGATCGAGACGATCCGCCGCACGATCGAGCGCTCGCCCGGCGATGGCTCGCTCCGGAGCAACCTCGGCTTCCTCCTCCTCGAGCGCGGGGACGTCGCCGCCGCCGCGGAAGCGTTTGCGGCCGCCGTGAAGCTGACCCCCGCCCGGGCGGAGGCTTGGCTCGGCCTCGCGATGAGCAGGATCCGCTCCAAGGACATCGAGGGCGGGGAATCGGCGGCCCGGCGCGCCGCCGAGCTGAATCCGGATCTCGGCCTCGCGCGGGCGTTGACGGCGGAGTGCGAGCTCAGGCTCGGCCGCCCGTGCGAGGCGCTCCGCCTGGCGCGCGACGTCGTCCTGGACGACGCCTCCGAGGCGGCCGGCCTCGAGCGCGTGCGAAAGGCGGCAGAGGCCGCGTGCGGCGCTCCGCACTGA